Proteins from one Penicillium digitatum chromosome 2, complete sequence genomic window:
- a CDS encoding Zinc finger, MYND-type, with product MSSFGKFLNPAFCANNQNLPCPNQANSACGRCYLVVYCCKDCQKEHWPTHKEDCNNALARETWKPDWHTEDRNPTFFENRDPSDLDSNAGKISWWGSMPALDLLKLDANEGQDASPNMRVLLISSHDIRNIVETIARLPDTYSGQCEMVMSGIQPGMFEQNIILLLTAFHFPPEDAAPIIIHLWYSALIPLSILSALRIKLLPLIEEVCSEAVRKRRRRIFKRVLKKNKASLHLALLRDEWERLRTSLQCPERFSPTEATRSRQSVTLANKKVDELHRGLYAQPRHWRLATMKFRRDGILLPFGCSRKEFDTPNPAIFCAGRSWPMPDSADPRISWNLLEVCTGPFTANYPAKNDLYDLHHCRKRRAWD from the exons ATGTCAAGCTTTGGGAAGTTTCTCAATCCCGCATTCTGTGCGAATAACCAAAACTTGCCATGTCCCAATCAGGCCAACAGTGCATGTGGCCGCTGCTACCTAGTTGTG TACTGCTGCAAAGACTGCCAAAAAGAACACTGGCCCACGCACAAAGAGGATTGTAACAACGCTCTAGCGAGGGAGACATGGAAGCCAGACTGGCACACCGAAGATCGAAATCCAACTTTCTTCGAAAACCGAGACCCTTCTGATCTGGATTCAAATGCTGGCAAAATATCGTGGTGGGGAAGCATGCCGGCATTGGATTTGCTGAAACTGGATGCAAATGAAGGCCAGGATGCATCCCCCAACATGCGTGTTCTTCTCATAT CATCACATGATATTCGAAACATCGTTGAAACAATCGCTCGTTTGCCAGATACGTATTCGGGCCAGTGTGAGATGGTGATGAGTGGCATCCAACCCGGGATGTTCGAACAGAATATCATTCTTCTTTTGACAGCTTTCCATTTCCCGCCAGAAGACGCCGCTCCTATCATAATTCACTTATGGTATTCAGCTTTGATACCCTTGTCGATTCTCTCAGCGCTTCGAATAAAGCTCCTGCCGCTGATTGAAGAAGTCTGCTCCGAAGCTGTACGGAAACGTCGCCGTCGGATTTTTAAACGGGTCTTGAAAAAGAACAAAGCATCCTTACATTTAGCGCTTCTGAGGGATGAGTGGGAGCGTCTTCGAACTTCTCTTCAGTGTCCTGAACGGTTTTCCCCTACCGAGGCTACCCGCAGTCGACAAAGCGTCACGTTGGCAAACAAGAAAGTAGATGAACTCCATAGGGGTTTGTACGCCCAGCCTCGGCATTGGCGTCTTGCCACGATGAAGTTCCGCCGCGATGGAATATTGTTGCCGTTCGGGTGTTCACGCAAAGAATTTGATACTCCTAACCC GGCGATTTTCTGTGCTGGTCGTTCTTGGCCTATGCCAGACTCTGCAGATCCACGCATCAGCTGGAACCTCCTGGAGGTTTGCACTGGACCGTTTACAGCGAATTATCCTGCGAAAAATGATCTGTACG ACCTACATCACTGCAGAAAAAGACGTGCTTGGGATTGA